TGGCATGTTTCCGTATGACCCCTCCCGGCCCAATCGTTTCATCATCCGCGTGAGGCGCCAGCACTAATATCCGTTTGGCATTATTTGTTGTGGAAAGGGCCTTGCCATTTTCATAGTGTTTTTTGAGCACATATTTGGTAATAGGCAAATTAACGGGCTTTAACAAATTCATCAGAAAATGTTTCGGTTTCATACAGTAACGCCTCTTTCACTCACTTTATTTCTTCAGGAATCTTTTTGCTAAAAAGAAAAAAGACTTCGATCGTAATAGATAAGCTGCTAATATATATACAACAGATCCAGTGATAGCAACAATGGCAATTTGCACAAGACTGCGCATTTCTGAAAAGAATAGGAGTACTGGCCACAGACTTAGTGCCATAATTCCAGTTGCTATGGTGATTTTTGTGAATTCCAGCACCAGATATTTCAGATCAAGACCATTCACAAGTTTATAAAACACAATAAACTGGGCACCTACATAACAAAAGGCCATAATTGAGGCTGCCAGCGGGATGCCTTTATAGCCCATCCAAGCTGTCAATATAAAATTCAGAATGACATTTAACACAATGGACAGTCCGCTTATAAACAAGATAAGGTGCCCTTTTTTCAAGGAATAGAATCCTTTATTGGTAATGTTATTCAAACTGAAGAACAACACAGATCCAAAATATAAATAGGCTACTTGGGTTGTTGCCAATGCTGCTTCATCCGAAAATGCGCCACGCTGGTAAATCAGTTCGATTAAATTCGGCATCAGGATCATCATGCCGATCACTGACGGCAGCAAAATCAGGTACATAAGTGTAAAACCGCGTTCAATACCTTGTTTGAATAATTTGCGATCATCTGTAGCAATTGCTTTCGATAACAACGGAAACACAATGGTCCCTATGGTGACACCAAATATCCCTTGTGGCATATGAACCAGGTTCTTAGCGTAGTTGATATATGTGACAGAACCCTCTTCAAAATAACTCGCAAAAATGGTTCCAACCATTAAATTGATCTGGCCGACTGCAACGGTCAATCCAACTGGAATAAAAATCCAATAAAAATGTTTGATTTCGATCCAATCAAATTTACCTTTTAGTTTCATCTTTTTTCGAGGGATTACTAATATGAGCTTAAATATAAGTGAAATCACTGCCCCTATAAAATACCCAATCGCCAGGGCATAAACCCCGATCTGATCAGCAAATAATACTGCCCCGATAATCGATGACATAATGACAATGATTTGTGAGACAACAGAGAGTGAGAATTTATTCTCAG
This sequence is a window from Lentibacillus sp. JNUCC-1. Protein-coding genes within it:
- the murJ gene encoding murein biosynthesis integral membrane protein MurJ; the protein is MKSKLGLASVLFIGASLILKVSGLLRDMVIAFYFGDSYVADAYLAAFIIPNMFILFMTTGMKNAFVPSYIEALEQKRGAYHLGQVFKGTILISFVISVLGLALAPVYIPILYPEFHADAAKIAITVAMIFFGVIFFVGMNAVLEAFFDSENKFSLSVVSQIIVIMSSIIGAVLFADQIGVYALAIGYFIGAVISLIFKLILVIPRKKMKLKGKFDWIEIKHFYWIFIPVGLTVAVGQINLMVGTIFASYFEEGSVTYINYAKNLVHMPQGIFGVTIGTIVFPLLSKAIATDDRKLFKQGIERGFTLMYLILLPSVIGMMILMPNLIELIYQRGAFSDEAALATTQVAYLYFGSVLFFSLNNITNKGFYSLKKGHLILFISGLSIVLNVILNFILTAWMGYKGIPLAASIMAFCYVGAQFIVFYKLVNGLDLKYLVLEFTKITIATGIMALSLWPVLLFFSEMRSLVQIAIVAITGSVVYILAAYLLRSKSFFFLAKRFLKK